The nucleotide window GTCCGCCTTCGAATACTGCTCCGGGCCACGACCTCGACGATGGCCAGAGAGGCTCGCAGGTTCCCCACGCGAAAGGGGTGAAGAGGCGCCCCCTCCCCAGAACGGTTCATGAACAGTTAATGTCGCGTAGAACACCGCCAGACAGAAGAGTGTACAGGGCCTGTCGTTCGAATCAAGAAAATCCTCTTGACATTATCCCGAAAATGGCTAAATTTCGCGTTACACAAAGATCCGAGAGCAAAGAGGAGAACGGCCGCATGAGGGTGGCGCTTGTCATCAATCCCGCAGCGGGTAACGGTCGGGGCGCAAAGGCCGGCGTGCGGGCGGCAACTGCCCTACGCAATAGGGGTGTGGAGTATGTGCCCCACATCTCGCAATACCCTGGCCATGCAGTGCAGCTAGCACGTAAGCTCAACGTCGCCGAACTCGATGCCATCGTTTGCGTCGGGGGCGACGGCACCCTCTTCGAGGTTGTCAACGGTCTGATGCAGGCAGAGGCTCCCACCTCGACCACGCTGGGGGTAATCCCCGTGGGCAGTGGCAACTCTTTTTCGCAAGACCTGGGTGTATTCGGCGACTTTGACGGAGCGGTTGGGGCCATCCTGAACGGAGAGCGCAAAGCAGTAGACGTGGCCTGGGTGAGCACTGAGCGGAAGCGCTACTACTTCATGAACATGCTCGGCTTTGGTTTTGTGTCCGACGTATGCCACGCAGCTATCCGCTACAAGGCCTTGCGTCATTTGAGCTATGTCATCGGGGTTTTCCAGATCACTGCTGCCCTGTCTCATTGCCATCTCGTGCTCACTGTGGATGGAGCCACGTACGAAAGGACGAACTGTTTTGTCGAGGTGTGCAACTCCCGTTACACCGCCGGCACCATGCTGATGGCACCGCAAGCCGTTTTGGACGACGGTTATCTTGATCTGGTCATCCTGAATCGCATTTCGCGCGGCAAACTGCTCAAGTCATTTCCCCTCATCTTTCGTGGGGCCCACCTGGAGCTCCCAGAAGTGGAGACCTTCCGTGCCAGACACATCGTCGCAGTCACAGACAAACCGAAGATCTTGACACCGGACGGCGAGCTCCTTGGCTCCACTCCAATTGAGGTGGGCATTATCCCCAGACGCTTGCAGGTTTTGGGTAAATGGGACAAATAATATCTGCGCTGCTGTGGCTTTGGGGCCTCCTGCTCCTTGGTCTTTTCGGAGGTACACTCCTGGTGGCGACCCTGCTCCTGCCGATGAAGACCTACGACCGGGCCTTGAAGTGGATGTGCCGGACCCTGCTCAAGGCGTTGGGGATTCGGGTTAAGGTCGAGGGGCTGGAGAACATCCGTCCGGACCGCACTTACCTCTTTATGAGCAACCACGTGAACCTTTTTGACGTCTTTGTGCTCGGTGGTCACCTGCCACAGTTGGTGCGAGGGGTGGAGCTGGAGGGTCATTTCCGATGGTTCTTGTACGGTCTTGTGATCAAGCGTATTGGCAACATCCCCATTAGCCAGAAGAATCCCTTTTCGGCCATGGACAGCCTGTGCCGTGCCAGGGAGGCGCTTCGGCGGGGGATCTCCATCGTGCTCATGCCCGAAGGCCATAGGACCCTTGACGGCAACCTCCGCCCCTTCATGCGCGCCCCCTTCGACATGGCTCGCCAGGCAGGAGTCGACGTGGTACCTCTGGCCATGGTGAACGCCTTGCAGATCAATCGCAAGGGGAGCTGGCTCATCCGCCCAGGACGCATGGTTCTGCGCATCGGAAAACCGCTCTCGTCCACCATGGTCCGCACGATGAACGCTACCGCTCTCAAGGAAACCGTGCGCTCCCACATTGCCCTGTTGCTCTCGGGACAAGAATCAGCCTGAGTGTTCAATTGACACCGTCAATTAGGAGGCAGCGCCACAATGATACAATCCCTGTTACTTTGTCTTCTCGGTTTCGGAGCTGGGGTCCTTAGTGGAGTGATCGGCATCGGGGGAGGAATTATCCTGGTGCCGGCCTTAGCACTCTTGTTCAAGCTCTCGCAGCATCAAGCACAGGGAACAACACTGGCGCTCATGGTGCCACCCATTGGCCTGCTGGCCGCTTGGACCTACTATCGGAACGGGTATGTGGACATACGTATTGCCGCGCTCGTCGCAACGGGTTACTTCCTGGGCGGGCTGGCAGGGGCACGATTCGCATGCTGGCTCTCGGACGTGGTCTTGGAGAAGATTTTCGGGGCAGTTCTTCTGGTGGCCGCCCTGCGTATGTTGTTGAAAGCGTAGAAAACCCCCAGCCGAGAGGTATCCCTACGCGCCCCGCTCACAGCACAAGAATGAACCAGGT belongs to candidate division KSB1 bacterium and includes:
- a CDS encoding sulfite exporter TauE/SafE family protein, giving the protein MIQSLLLCLLGFGAGVLSGVIGIGGGIILVPALALLFKLSQHQAQGTTLALMVPPIGLLAAWTYYRNGYVDIRIAALVATGYFLGGLAGARFACWLSDVVLEKIFGAVLLVAALRMLLKA
- a CDS encoding diacylglycerol kinase family lipid kinase; the encoded protein is MRVALVINPAAGNGRGAKAGVRAATALRNRGVEYVPHISQYPGHAVQLARKLNVAELDAIVCVGGDGTLFEVVNGLMQAEAPTSTTLGVIPVGSGNSFSQDLGVFGDFDGAVGAILNGERKAVDVAWVSTERKRYYFMNMLGFGFVSDVCHAAIRYKALRHLSYVIGVFQITAALSHCHLVLTVDGATYERTNCFVEVCNSRYTAGTMLMAPQAVLDDGYLDLVILNRISRGKLLKSFPLIFRGAHLELPEVETFRARHIVAVTDKPKILTPDGELLGSTPIEVGIIPRRLQVLGKWDK
- a CDS encoding 1-acyl-sn-glycerol-3-phosphate acyltransferase; translated protein: MGQIISALLWLWGLLLLGLFGGTLLVATLLLPMKTYDRALKWMCRTLLKALGIRVKVEGLENIRPDRTYLFMSNHVNLFDVFVLGGHLPQLVRGVELEGHFRWFLYGLVIKRIGNIPISQKNPFSAMDSLCRAREALRRGISIVLMPEGHRTLDGNLRPFMRAPFDMARQAGVDVVPLAMVNALQINRKGSWLIRPGRMVLRIGKPLSSTMVRTMNATALKETVRSHIALLLSGQESA